TAAGCTTATTTCAACCCTATTCGAAGAGTTTgcttataattattttaaaatatttttaatacatacatatacaattaaaattatagaaatagggaaaagagaagaagacacGAGTAGAAAGGTAAACGGAGGGGATATTTGGAAGTAACATAAAAAGAGACAAAATCATGTgaatatctatatctatatatatatatatatgagttgTATTTTGTTATCTTAAAAACACATTAAGATAACGTTTGGTATTAATTAGGTAAAACTTCATTATTCAATACACAAAGCCAATCCTCATTTTTGGGGACTTTGAGATTAAATGTTTTTCCCCATTTTCTTTAACATTATCCGTTTAACTTTAACTTTATTATTGTTACATCTTTAATAATCCAACTTCCAACATTAATTACTTTTTAACCAACCCttaacaaaaataaagaaaaaaaataaataaatgagaaaaagaTACCATTCATTTTGTAAGAAGTATTTATTTCAATCCTTGTAATCACTTTTTATATGTCATTTATTTTCAACCACTAGTTTAATACAACTCTAGTACTCGTTAAACTATTTTAAGTTGGTAGTCTTAACTTTTTACGTTTGAGTTTTgaaattagagaattaatttgTTACATGATAGGTATTCCTTATTtcttattgattttcttttcacACTTTGCAACACAAAAGTGatgttaaaaattaaaaatgaaaaaatcttTGCATTTCACTACCCTTGAAATGACCTTGTTAGATACAcattaacaaattaaaataaatagatCATAATTACAATTATATATTCTCTCTATCCATTCACATCATTCCCAGCTTCACCTAATAACTCATCATAATTCTGAACTTCCTTACCCCTTTTCTAATATACAACAACAAATCAAGATATCCTCCCCATCCCTTTGGTTTGCATACAACTAATCAAGTTTTATCCAAGTGAAAAATCCTCACCCTATTTTAAGGGGGAAACGACACAACTTATTTTGTGGGAATCACAATAGAGATGGATTGTAACAATAATGATATGTTGCCTAAGACCGCAAACTAATGTTCAATCAACGACATCGTTGCTGAAGAGCTTGAACTGTTGGGCATCAAGAACAAGTTTTCTAATAGAAGAGAAAGCACCCATGAAACCAACCCCGGAGAAGACGATGATGATGGCGAGATTGGTGGAGTAGGTGAGGGAAGATTTAGGAGGGTTGTGAGTGATGTTGTAGAGAAGCATTGGCAAAATGAAATCAAGAGGAATGAAGCCAATAGCTCCCACCACAGCACTAATGTCACCAAAGAAAGGGAGCATTGCAGCAAAAAACCCACACATTATCATGTATAATGTACGAAGAATGAGCCTTGGAATTAGATTTCTTTTCGAAAACATTCCTTTCTTTACATCTGCTGATTGCTTCTCCATTATCTCGTATGCCACTTGTGAATATACCTACGTACAAATTTTCATATTAcctttatttattgtttttatcaCGACATCTAAAATAATGTTATCTTTATGAAtgtgattttttaaaaaatacagttgatctaatgttgtttttctttgaaatcaTATCAATTTTGTATCATATAATTGTTTTTACTAGTTCATGAAAAATGTGAAAAAGCACAAATGAGAATTCTTTTTGTGCAGTTTAAAGTCAATTAAGATAGTAACACTTATCTAAGTTTAGGATAGAAGTTAGAATAAAAAGTCTCGAATtttgctttttatttttatttcatttatagGTTTAAAAATGTTACACATTTAGTCATTTTTACTCTTTGAGATTTGAGTTAGGTTAGTCTTTATGTTTAGCTTGAAAATTGTAAATTTGTACCCTTGAATTTGCATACCAATATTTATCAACGATGGATATTGATAGACATTAATTGACTTCTATCGATATCTATTAATGTCAACAATAAACACTAGTAGACTTTTATCAATGTCGAAATTTTGCTCTTTTAAAACTATTGAGACCCAATAGAAAAACCGAAAAAGGTATATATTTCCTTAGTAAGAAGCTTGGATGGTTAGTAGAAGAATGATAAGAGAGGAGTGAACTAACCAGGCCAATGGCGAGGAGTTGAAGAAGAACAAAGATGACAGCAAGGCCCAAAATCCAAGTAGGAGCCAATGAAGGGCCATTGTCCGGCATCAAGCTTTGAAGAATATTGGATGTGGCCTTGTTTCCAAATACCCAATATCCTGACCCAGCAATTGCATAGAATGTTACAAATATCACACTATAACACATTATAAGTCCTTTCACCATCTTCCCACTTGCCGGAGGAGCTAGAGTTGCCTGTTCAAATTGTTATCATGAAACCAAACCTTTTAAATCAAAATCTTATTGActactttaaataattattaggGAGGTAGGAGAATAATATGTAATATCAGCCTCTCACATATTTGAAATATATACTTATTTTACTTGAATTTCAGGGAGGATTCCGTTCCCGAAAATGGCTGCTAAAATGGAGATGGATGTGAATGCACTGAACGCCCTTGATTTTGTTGATGATTCTAATGAGTATTCCCTTGTTGGAGCCTCTTTACTCCTTGCTTCATTCAATCAAACAAAAGTTAAAGCGAATTTATACTATATCTTATCGGTTTATATGCACATCTCGACTAAAAATTAAGGTGTATACCTGCAATGATACaagcaacaacaacaagaaaCGCGTAGCCCAAGCTGAGAAGAAGAGAACCCAGATTGACATGCCTAAGAGAGTGGAAAGTGGGAAGCTGAGACAAAATGATCATCACCCCCGTTACAATTGCTATGAACTCGTACAGTTTCATCGATCCATTTGGATTAAGGCTCGAATATATTATCTGTTCATTTAAGTACACACCAAAAGCACgtcaatttttctttcttctattctcttctcttcttttacCTTGAAAAGATAGAAAAACTTCACGATTTTTCAAAAGATACATAATGTTAATTATGATATAAACGaaatcaaagaataaaaaataaaaaataaaaaaacaacaaaagaatCAATACATTGATTTACATAATTCATTAACTATGTTAATTACATTAAAATTTGAATGTCAAAAGTATAATATTTGAAATGTGAAATAAAAGATTGAGATTCGAATGTCAATTAAACTCATAAATACTCCAACAGAAGAgtgaaaggagagaaaaaggaagaaaactcCATTGCACATGTTCTCATTGGGTCAACATTTCACACTAATTGTCAATTAAAGCAACATTATGATAacaatgattattattattattattattattattattattattgtcaaAATCTGTGGGTGAAGCTTGTAAGAAAGAAATAAGAAGTGAGATTTGATTTGATACCATAAGCATGATGATGAAGTATAATTTGAGAGTAATAAAAGATAGAGATGAAAGAGATATATTAGAGACCTCGAGGCATTGTCCTGCAAGTAAAATTGCTCCAATTCCAACTCCAGTATTGATTGCCGTTTGAATAAATATTACAAAGTAAAACATCCATCCAGATCCTGTTCTCAAAATtatatttcaatttaatttaaacattAATATCAATTTTCATGTTTTTCATATAAATTTATGTTATAAAATTAAGATCTATAAAAACATAATGATCCACCTTAGTATATAAACATataactatttaaaaaatattattcaaatTATTCAACTAGTGGTTTCTTTACTTTAGCTCACATGACAATACTTCTCAAATTCTAAGTTTCAACACTTTATCCTTTCAAAATGCAATGATTGAGCCCTCAACTTCAATTTTTATTAAGTTAAAGTAATGCGATTTATTTATGTGATGAGACTAATATTGTCATACATACATATAATCTATATATCAAATCACATTAGACTTAATAGatcaattattattgtaaaAGCTTATCGTTCCACTCTTCGTTTTTGTATggttgaaatttaaaaaataaaatagagacTTGTAAATAGAGTTGTCCCTTTCATCCATTTCAATTTCCAATctccaaaatattttcttttagtttgaCAAAAATTGAGGATTCTTGCATGGAGAAAATTTTTGGTttactttattaatttaatctcaactaaatagatatttttttaaaaaaatcatgtttaaatggatatttttaatatagatttgatttaaataaaaatattaaaacttttctaatgaaaacagaaaaaaaaaaaaaaagaaaaaagaaacccatgtgaaaaatataataatttagaaGTCCAATCCTTGTAAATATCACTAACATTTATGAACATAAAAGGCAGAAGAAGGGAGGCCTAGTTGGGTGACATGTCACTATTTAGCCAAGAAGGAGAAATCTCTCTTCATTTCCTTCTCCTTCCTTCTAGGATTTCTAGCTACATTCAGAGTAGGTCTCCGGGAGTACTTAAATGAACATCTGTAATTTTAAAACCACATTTCTAATAATTGAACCAAAAATCAAAATACAttgacaaaattaaaaatagtatattatcaaagaaggaaaaataaatgatacatatatatatatatatatatatatatatatatatataatttctaaaaaGTACATGTTTGGAGAAAAGGGAGACATAGAGCTTATTAAATCAGTAggccctttttttctttcctgaGACACTAATAGGTGTAGTATGAGAGGTGAGGtgttaaaaaatataataaatcagGTCTAGAGGGGGGCTGGCTGCAAGAAAGACACATTTGTAAATGTGTGAGATTTGTTTGTCAACCATAtactaaattatatttatttgaaattttgggtAATTTAGGAATAAGAGCGAACATGTTAGATTGAAAAACCAAGCTAACCGATCAAAATCAACCAAACCAAAAATGGTGATCAGAAATAAAAAGAGATTCGACCGATGTTGGTTTGAGAAAAACCTAAACAAAATGTTATAACTATAATTTTACTGGAAAAAAACTAATTCGGACCAACAGATTCTAACTCCTATTTAGGAGTGGGAACAGTTGCAACCCTAATCATTATGGTATTAAATGTGGACTAAAAAGCTTATATGGAGTATGCAATTACGCGTGGAttaatctctctctcttcttacCCACCAACCTCACCCCTTTtccaaaatatataaatataactttGATATTCTTTCAAccttcaaataaaaataaataacaatgtCTTTCAAACACAGGTTCATTTAAACTCAATTTATGATACTACGACAAAACCTAATCGGTACCCTTTTTAACCTTCAAAGTGTTCATATGCTTATTctctaaaaaaatttgaaatttgatgTGTTGTTAaactgaaaataaaaaatgtcaaaCTAAGTTTATTCCTAGGTAATTGATCATAATCGGTGAAAGGTTTAATATTTATCTTTACAATTGTTgtactcaaaataaaaataaaaaaggttactaccatatatatttaaataaaggCTTATGATATCTTCATCcacatatattttaaaaatttattaagcAATTGTTCTAAAAAAACATTAAGTGGTTAATAAAAATTAGGGGAAAAAATATTAAGATGGTTTATTATTgtagaaattatttttaaagGGAGAACATATAAAAgtataaagaaaaaacaagtCGCTAAAACTGCACTAAGAAAAAGAATGTGGGAAAACACTAACCACGAAAATCCAACATTATCAATcctcaaataaataaataaaaacctaACATTTCGTCATAAATATGACACTATgacatatatatttaaaatattctctttataaaatgacaaaacaaaatcaaaatattttttaatacaataaaTTATGGGAAGAAAAAATCACTAAAAAATTCAAAAGGGTCGATGTCAATTACTTGTTAAAAAGAGAGCAACAATATTGTTGAAGAATAAACTTTCAATCAATCTTACATTATTAGTcacttaaaaataaattttaaaattattggctaaataatactaattaataatttttatttaaaaaaatataatacatGTGAATACGggtttaaaatttattataaaatgtttaataaattaaataaacttaggatgaaaatgatatttactattttatatatatataaggaaaTATGAACAGAATTGAACTCAATATGCCATAAGTATattgttatataatatatagacTATGCtattgctatatatatatatatatatatatatatatatatatatatatatatatatatatatatatatatatatatatatatatataaaagtagcTTTCACTTTAGCATCATTACTTTTCACTTTCCACAAGTAAATATGAAAACAAATACTAATGGGTTTGCAACTTTTTTAGTCTTTTACGTTTTTGAAGCAGAGAATTTCGCATCACATAATTCAGCCTAATTTTCTTAATATAgttttaaatcaaattaaaaagaaaaaattaagcTTTCGCCGGAAAATGCAATGGAGGAATTAAtcaattattaaaaagaaaaaaaaaatagttaccCAACACGTCGGCCGCGAGTTCCCGGAATCGGATGTGGCGGCGGCCGGCTTTTTCGCAGTGATCTAAAACCTTCGACATGAGAAAATACGAATAGAAAGTCACAACCGCCATGATCGTCAAGCAGAAAAACCCTAATCCCCAACCTAATCCTCTGAACGCGTACGGCAGCGTTAGAATCGTCGGTCCGACGATCGCCGTCGTCAAATGGAATCCGGCATGCCACCATTCCCCTGTTTAATCGTCGATCCAAAGAAACTTAATCAGATAAAATTACTCTGTTTTCGATTTTTCAGAGAATGGAAACAAGTGTGAAAACAGAGACGATTTGACGATACTGAAACCAATCTGTCCTTTTTGTGAAGTTACCTTTGGATTGGAGGACGAATGTTGCTCCGGCGTCGTTCTGGCGTTCGGTGTCGGTGAAAAGGTCGTGGGTGATGGGAGGAGGCTGATTCACCATCGCAAATGTTGGGGTGGAGGGGCGGGGGAATCCAGGGCCGGTGGAGAAAGCGAGGCCAAACTGAAATTGAAAGTGTCGGAGTTGGCATTCATATTTAAAGATGGAATAAGTCAATCACATTATTTTTTACGTTTTCTTctgttctttttgttttttttttttttttttgttggtttctCATTTATTAACACGTTTTATTTTTTGCAATGAGATTTCAAAATTCATCATTGAATATTATTTATGTACCCATtgaaaaactatatatatttatccATATTTAGAACCAAAAAAAAACCtcatttatattaaatttgttataCACTTAATTTCATAAAACAATTGTGTTGATTATTTAGTAGTTCAAAAAACATAAATTACTTGTTTTTGATAAGGTTTGATTACGTACTCAATTCCTCGATCCTTAATTCATTCGATATTCTTTTTCTATTGTTAAAACGGTTTCctaataattaaaacaaatattaGTTGTCACTTTCATTGGATAAATTTTACTATGGACCTAATTTGAAACTTtagtttaaa
This region of Cucumis melo cultivar AY chromosome 7, USDA_Cmelo_AY_1.0, whole genome shotgun sequence genomic DNA includes:
- the LOC103493108 gene encoding probable GABA transporter 2, giving the protein MVNQPPPITHDLFTDTERQNDAGATFVLQSKGEWWHAGFHLTTAIVGPTILTLPYAFRGLGWGLGFFCLTIMAVVTFYSYFLMSKVLDHCEKAGRRHIRFRELAADVLGSGWMFYFVIFIQTAINTGVGIGAILLAGQCLEIIYSSLNPNGSMKLYEFIAIVTGVMIILSQLPTFHSLRHVNLGSLLLSLGYAFLVVVACIIAARSKEAPTREYSLESSTKSRAFSAFTSISILAAIFGNGILPEIQATLAPPASGKMVKGLIMCYSVIFVTFYAIAGSGYWVFGNKATSNILQSLMPDNGPSLAPTWILGLAVIFVLLQLLAIGLVYSQVAYEIMEKQSADVKKGMFSKRNLIPRLILRTLYMIMCGFFAAMLPFFGDISAVVGAIGFIPLDFILPMLLYNITHNPPKSSLTYSTNLAIIIVFSGVGFMGAFSSIRKLVLDAQQFKLFSNDVVD